One part of the Granulicella arctica genome encodes these proteins:
- a CDS encoding putative quinol monooxygenase: protein MAFFGGGEKVQVVAEIHARTGCKEAVRAMLTALVVPSRKENGCKQYHLHEDTKNPGSFDTCEEWASEALLEEHLGRAKQTLEQAEPLLDGDLKLVVLKLLV, encoded by the coding sequence ATGGCGTTTTTCGGTGGTGGCGAAAAGGTTCAGGTGGTTGCGGAGATTCATGCGAGGACTGGATGCAAGGAGGCTGTTCGAGCCATGCTGACGGCGCTGGTTGTACCTTCTCGCAAGGAGAACGGCTGCAAACAGTACCATCTGCACGAAGACACAAAGAACCCCGGCAGTTTTGATACTTGTGAGGAGTGGGCCAGCGAGGCTCTGCTCGAAGAGCACCTGGGTCGAGCGAAACAGACGCTGGAGCAGGCAGAGCCACTGCTCGATGGAGATCTGAAACTGGTGGTGCTGAAGCTGCTGGTATGA